A DNA window from Hordeum vulgare subsp. vulgare chromosome 1H, MorexV3_pseudomolecules_assembly, whole genome shotgun sequence contains the following coding sequences:
- the LOC123410946 gene encoding uncharacterized protein LOC123410946, which produces MARVSRTTPNAAASSRTKETAAAAPKSRSKKTPAAPRSRTKKTPPAATPPSPSPAPANPTAPAPANPTAPAPDLEVIEIFDFPTPSVSSGNRKRDRKRAGTTASSPLDVDEIEMWTPRQNRRFDDDCLILSADPLAANKARPVVVPAAGADEDLAVLAERGPVACRDFPHARYLCVKFPFATTPHEKHCEQCYCFVCDVAAPCATWRGHANYGHCHASDQDKIWKTMRGAKKANTCKTY; this is translated from the exons ATGGCGAGGGTCAGCCGGACGACGCCCAACGCCGCGGCATCGTCGCGGACCAaggagacggcggcggcggcgcccaaGTCGCGGTCGAAGAAGACCCCTGCCGCGCCCAGGTCGCGGACGAAGAAAACCCCCCCGGCCGCCACGCCGCCCTCtccgtctccggcgccggcgaaTCCGACGGCACCGGCGCCAGCGAATCCGACGGCACCGGCGCCTGACCTGGAGGTGATCGAAATCTTCGATTTCCCCACCCCATCGGTTAGCTCGGGGAACAGGAAGCGGGATCGGAAGAGGGCGGGGACGACCGCCTCCTCGCCGCTCGACGTCGACGAGATCGAGATGTGGACGCCGCGGCAGAACCGCCGATTCGACGACGACTGCCTCATCCTCTCCGCCGACCCCCTGGCCGCCAACAAGGCCCGGCCCGTCGTCGTCCCCGCCGCCGGCGCTGACGAAGACTTGGCGGTTCTCGCCGAGCGCGGCCCG GTGGCCTGCAGAGATTTTCCGCACGCGAGGTATCTCTGCGTCAAGTTCCCCTTCGCGACCACCCCTCACGAGAAGCACTGCGAGCAG TGCTACTGCTTTGTGTGCGACGTTGCTGCTCCGTGTGCAACTTGGAGAGGACATGCCAATTATGGGCATTGCCACGCTTCAGACCAGGACAAGATTTGGAAAACCATGAGAGGAGCGAAGAAGGCGAACACATGCAAGACCTATTGA